The Selenomonas sp. AB3002 sequence CCTGTCAGCTTGAACACATTGTAGTTGTTCCTGCCTACCTTGGTTTCCACCACGATACGCACAGTCTGCTTGTCGAACTGTGCCACCTTGAGCCGTCCGGCGAAGGGACTGTCTAAATCAAGATCTTTCCTGGCCTTGGGACTGAGCCAGGCATTGGGCAAATCCACCACCACCCTGTCCGGGTTGGAAAGGATTATTTTCTTGAAGGCCATATCTTTCGTGGCTTCCACCACGATGCGGACTTTGTCACTATGGCTGCTGATGCGCACCCCCGTGACCTCCGCCATGCCGCTGACCCGCTCCCCAAAGTCCGAAGCCGAAGCCTGCAGAGGTAAGAGGATCAAGGCCAAAAGCATAAATATCAAGAGCCTTAAGTGTCTCATAGAAACCTCCTACTTGGAAATGTGAACATTATTTCTATGTACACCAACGCTTCCACACACACTACATTCAATATTATAATGCAAATGGAGCTATTTTGCCACTGGCAAAATAGCTCCATTTTTATTTTATAACATATTTTTTAAGAAAGCCCTCGTCCTTTCTTCCTTCGGACTCCCAAAGAACTCTTTAGGTGAGTTTTCTTCGACTATATTCCCATCCGCCATAAATATCACATGGCTGGCGGCCTCTCTGGCGAAGGCCATCTCGTGGGTCACCACCACCATGGTCATGTGCTCGGCAGCAAGCTCCCGCATGGTCTTCAGCACCTCGCCAGTAAGCTCCGGGTCAAGGGCCGAAGTGGGCTCGTCAAAGAGCATGATATCAGGCTTCATACAGAGAGCCCGGGCGATGGCTACACGCTGCTGCTGGCCGCCGGAGAGCTGGCTGGGGTAGTAGTCCTCACGGTCGCTGAGGCCTACTTTCTTCAGCAATTCCCTGGCATAAGGGAGAATATCCGCCTTTTTCATGCCCTGCACCTGCACTGGCGCCTCGATGAGGTTTTCCAGCACCGTCATGTGAGGGAAAAGGTTGAACTGCTGGAACACCATGCCCATGCGGGAGAGGACTTCCCT is a genomic window containing:
- a CDS encoding amino acid ABC transporter ATP-binding protein, whose product is MADMQNKGDVMLRVLDVKKSFGDLEVLKGIDLTVRRGEVLAIIGPSGSGKSTLLRCLNKLETIDSGSIEIEGKPLVRTGAEGTAQYVDGKAEREVLSRMGMVFQQFNLFPHMTVLENLIEAPVQVQGMKKADILPYARELLKKVGLSDREDYYPSQLSGGQQQRVAIARALCMKPDIMLFDEPTSALDPELTGEVLKTMRELAAEHMTMVVVTHEMAFAREAASHVIFMADGNIVEENSPKEFFGSPKEERTRAFLKNML